Proteins co-encoded in one Flavobacterium fluviale genomic window:
- the traJ gene encoding conjugative transposon protein TraJ — protein sequence MIPLFSSAQGLGDEMQSLHSVLDRLYDEMMPLCSNLIGVGQGIAGFGTIWYIASRVWRHIANAEPIDFYPLFRPFVIGFCIMIFPSVLALINGVMKPTVTATAAMAAGSNNAIAVLLKEKEKAIKESDTWKMYVGGTGSGDRDRWYKYTHDGADPSDEGMLAGIGNDVKFAMEKASYGFRNSVKEWMSEVLRVLFEAAALCIDTLRTFQLVVLSILGPLVFGIAVFDGFQHTLTVWLARYINIYLWLPVANIFGSIIGKIQELMLKLDLSQVQATGDTFFSRTDIAYLIFLIIGIIGYFTVPSVANYIVHAGGGGALAQKTTSLFGGSTSSVISKASQGTAMVMDSMGNAAGKMSQSMSTSSASSPYFQEKGNYMGDKLKGNS from the coding sequence ATGATCCCTCTTTTTAGTTCTGCTCAGGGATTGGGAGATGAAATGCAGAGTCTTCATTCCGTTTTAGATAGGCTTTATGATGAAATGATGCCCTTGTGCTCAAATCTTATCGGTGTGGGGCAGGGAATTGCGGGTTTTGGAACCATCTGGTACATAGCTTCAAGGGTTTGGCGACATATCGCCAATGCCGAACCAATAGATTTTTACCCACTGTTCCGACCTTTTGTGATAGGGTTCTGCATTATGATTTTTCCATCTGTACTGGCACTCATCAATGGCGTTATGAAACCGACCGTAACTGCAACGGCTGCCATGGCTGCGGGATCGAATAATGCAATTGCTGTTCTTTTAAAGGAAAAGGAAAAAGCAATTAAAGAATCTGACACATGGAAAATGTATGTCGGCGGGACTGGCAGCGGTGATAGGGACAGATGGTACAAATATACCCACGATGGCGCTGATCCTTCAGATGAGGGTATGCTTGCAGGAATTGGCAACGATGTGAAGTTTGCAATGGAAAAAGCATCTTATGGTTTTAGGAATTCAGTAAAAGAATGGATGAGTGAGGTGCTAAGAGTATTGTTCGAAGCTGCTGCGCTATGTATAGATACCCTAAGAACATTTCAACTGGTAGTTCTTTCAATCTTGGGACCGCTTGTTTTTGGAATAGCAGTCTTTGATGGATTTCAGCACACCCTCACAGTATGGCTGGCAAGATATATCAATATCTACTTATGGCTTCCTGTCGCCAATATTTTTGGAAGTATCATCGGAAAAATACAGGAATTAATGCTGAAACTAGATCTTTCACAGGTACAAGCAACTGGAGATACTTTTTTTAGCAGAACAGATATTGCATACCTGATATTTTTGATAATAGGTATTATTGGCTATTTCACTGTACCCTCAGTGGCTAATTATATAGTGCATGCAGGAGGCGGGGGAGCACTGGCGCAAAAGACCACTAGCTTATTTGGCGGTTCAACCAGTTCGGTTATTTCCAAAGCATCACAAGGAACCGCGATGGTTATGGACAGCATGGGAAATGCGGCAGGGAAGATGTCACAGAGTATGTCCACATCTTCAGCTTCCTCTCCCTATTTTCAAGAGAAGGGAAATTACATGGGTGACAAGCTCAAAGGAAATTCATAA
- the traK gene encoding conjugative transposon protein TraK, with the protein MFTKMKNIDSAFKYVRSFTMIVIAGCVVICCFALYKSFQTVARMQDKVYILAAGKALEAYASDRKDNIPVEARDHVKTFHKFFFTLDPDDKVIKTNVTKALYLADESAKRIYDDLRENGFYSGVISGNISQTVQIDSINIDIKDYPYRFKCFARQNIIRTTSILKRSLITEGSLRNVSRSDNNPHGFLIERFNTIENKDLGVENRK; encoded by the coding sequence ATGTTTACTAAAATGAAGAATATTGATTCAGCTTTTAAATATGTAAGAAGCTTTACAATGATTGTGATTGCAGGCTGTGTTGTTATCTGTTGTTTTGCACTTTATAAAAGTTTCCAGACTGTAGCCAGAATGCAAGACAAGGTTTACATACTGGCAGCGGGCAAAGCACTCGAAGCGTATGCTTCTGATAGGAAGGATAATATACCAGTGGAAGCCAGAGATCATGTCAAAACATTTCACAAATTTTTCTTTACCCTTGACCCTGATGACAAGGTAATTAAAACAAATGTGACTAAGGCTTTATATCTGGCTGATGAAAGTGCAAAAAGAATTTACGACGACCTTAGGGAAAATGGATTCTATTCAGGGGTCATATCAGGAAATATCAGCCAGACTGTACAAATAGACAGCATAAACATCGACATAAAAGATTATCCATATCGATTTAAATGTTTTGCCAGACAGAACATAATTCGAACTACAAGTATTTTAAAAAGAAGTCTAATCACCGAAGGAAGCCTTCGAAATGTATCAAGAAGTGATAATAATCCTCACGGCTTTTTAATCGAACGTTTCAATACTATTGAAAATAAAGACCTCGGTGTAGAAAACAGAAAGTAG
- the traM gene encoding conjugative transposon protein TraM, which produces MERKTISIKEDKKRKMLLMLPLIILPFISILFYTLGGGKMSTNTAGNKIKKGFNFSLPIPKFKEDSSLNKMSYYDKAAVDSIKLQEQIKKDPNYSNNKLLEQSHSPFAESDMRLKDFLSNGRGLNSEPLQNRNEKKIYEKLHLLQKAISQPSTVDKYGQDMSEFEKYGSSNEVSTQIKDLEKMMSTMGESQPDPELQQLSGMLENILDIQHPSRVAEKLLENSKSKKGKVYNVDSKKASVNITSLQENKAENNSQQSAFYTVEEASNEDSPQNALEAFVHETQTIVNGSVIKLRLGGDAAIQGTVIPKNTFLYGVAALKGERLEIKIENLQYRSSIFPVQLAVYDIDGIEGINIPGAIGRDVAKASADRSIQTLGLTGVTDSWGAQAAGMGIEAAKSLLSKKVKLIKVIVKAGYQVLLYDEKRKNLKP; this is translated from the coding sequence ATGGAACGAAAAACTATTTCTATAAAAGAAGATAAAAAAAGAAAAATGCTTTTAATGCTGCCTTTGATAATTCTTCCCTTCATATCTATTTTGTTTTACACCTTAGGTGGAGGAAAGATGAGTACAAATACGGCAGGAAATAAAATTAAAAAAGGTTTCAATTTTAGTCTGCCTATTCCAAAGTTTAAGGAAGATTCATCTTTAAATAAAATGAGCTATTATGACAAGGCAGCGGTAGACTCCATTAAACTGCAGGAACAAATTAAAAAAGATCCGAATTACTCTAATAATAAGCTGCTTGAGCAATCTCATAGTCCATTTGCTGAATCGGACATGAGGTTAAAAGATTTCTTAAGTAACGGTCGAGGGCTAAATTCAGAGCCGCTGCAGAACAGGAATGAAAAAAAGATATATGAAAAACTGCATTTGTTGCAGAAAGCGATCAGTCAGCCATCTACAGTAGACAAGTATGGACAGGACATGAGCGAGTTTGAGAAATATGGTTCATCCAACGAAGTTTCTACTCAAATCAAGGACTTAGAAAAAATGATGTCTACTATGGGGGAATCTCAACCAGATCCCGAACTGCAGCAATTGAGCGGTATGCTTGAGAATATACTCGATATCCAACATCCTTCAAGAGTTGCGGAAAAGCTGCTTGAAAATTCAAAAAGCAAGAAAGGAAAAGTTTATAACGTAGATAGCAAAAAAGCGTCAGTTAATATTACTTCACTTCAGGAAAATAAAGCAGAAAACAATTCTCAACAGAGTGCTTTTTATACAGTAGAAGAGGCATCAAATGAAGATTCTCCTCAAAATGCACTGGAAGCATTTGTGCATGAAACCCAAACTATTGTCAACGGATCAGTTATAAAATTAAGACTAGGTGGTGATGCGGCAATTCAGGGTACAGTAATTCCAAAAAATACTTTCCTATATGGTGTTGCCGCTTTGAAAGGGGAAAGACTTGAAATAAAGATAGAAAATCTGCAATACCGAAGCTCAATATTCCCAGTTCAGCTTGCTGTTTATGATATTGATGGAATTGAAGGGATAAATATTCCAGGTGCAATCGGCAGGGATGTAGCGAAGGCTTCTGCAGACCGTTCAATACAGACTTTAGGGTTGACCGGTGTTACAGATTCATGGGGAGCTCAGGCAGCAGGAATGGGTATAGAGGCGGCAAAAAGTCTTTTAAGTAAGAAAGTAAAACTCATCAAAGTAATAGTTAAAGCAGGATATCAGGTACTTCTGTATGATGAAAAACGAAAGAATCTAAAACCTTAA
- the traN gene encoding conjugative transposon protein TraN — protein sequence MKRINHLFKMSLLLFSVLAYPQLSVKEMIANEDQYKSVQIGYSKTTSIVFSYPIKSIDKGSDEVLVQKAKGVENILLIKAAKRHFIQTNLTVVTSDARLYVFVLNYDDDCPDLNVKAVNSIAASKDVLFSLENENQKKIEQCASLALFKKNKIGGYNKSKYQIRLELNGIFIYQDVLYLRIVFENKSKINYDIDQFRFFIRDQKKSKRTASQEIEIEPLYQTTSSAVIPYKSEVIKVYALEKFTIPENKYLTLQLIEKSGGRHLELDISSDLTDKVFPIEAFNMDKF from the coding sequence ATGAAAAGAATTAATCATTTATTTAAAATGAGTTTATTGCTGTTTTCTGTTTTAGCCTATCCTCAGTTGAGTGTAAAAGAGATGATAGCCAACGAAGACCAATACAAAAGCGTTCAGATCGGATACTCCAAAACAACAAGTATTGTTTTTTCTTATCCAATCAAGAGCATTGATAAAGGAAGTGATGAGGTACTGGTACAGAAAGCCAAAGGTGTGGAGAACATATTGCTTATTAAGGCGGCTAAACGGCATTTCATTCAGACCAACCTGACTGTTGTCACTTCTGACGCGAGATTATACGTGTTTGTACTGAATTATGATGATGACTGTCCGGATTTGAATGTCAAAGCCGTGAATTCCATTGCTGCCAGTAAAGATGTTTTATTTTCACTTGAGAACGAAAACCAGAAAAAAATAGAACAATGTGCCTCCCTTGCATTATTCAAAAAGAATAAAATCGGCGGTTATAACAAATCTAAGTATCAGATAAGACTGGAGCTAAACGGTATTTTTATTTATCAGGATGTTTTGTATTTGAGGATAGTATTTGAAAATAAGTCAAAGATTAACTATGACATTGATCAGTTCCGATTTTTTATCAGGGATCAAAAAAAATCAAAACGTACTGCATCGCAGGAAATAGAAATTGAGCCGCTTTATCAAACTACGTCATCCGCTGTGATCCCCTATAAGTCTGAAGTAATAAAAGTTTATGCACTAGAAAAGTTTACTATTCCTGAAAACAAATATCTCACACTTCAGCTAATTGAAAAAAGTGGTGGAAGACATCTGGAACTTGATATCAGCAGTGACCTAACTGATAAAGTATTTCCAATCGAGGCATTTAACATGGATAAATTTTAA
- a CDS encoding recombinase family protein: MSIIADLYIRVSTDEQAEKGYSQRNQEEVLRKYCSINYIEVRNVIYEDHSAKTFNRPQWNKLLLNLKREKNKCDFVLFTKWDRFSRNAGDAYQMISVLRKLGVEPQAIEQPLDLSIPENKMMLAFYLAAPEVENDRRALNTFHGMRRAKKEGRYMGTAPFGYANKSKEDGTKYIALVEPAASVMRWIFEEIARGVFNTEQVYHLACRRGFTRTKSNMWGLIRNPIYYGKIFVPQYKDEESMLVTGQHEPLISEGLFYNVQDILDGKSRIYRPKIKTVVEFPLRGFFNCPKCQKKLQGSKCKGRHKHYYYYHCEAQCKFRINSEIANKLFTENLKKYQPIPEVKKLYTSVIFETHRELANNAGEQKRRLLEQIKDYELRLSNARDLLLTSKIDSDDYKLMKDDYTIRITNLERELSSIAKDRHSIESLLNKGIENLIKMNEAYVDMDLSEARSLIGLVYPENFTIRENKIQTARVNKIVESIYLINKELRDKKNGAKDDFYLLSHRVTSTGFKPVTF; the protein is encoded by the coding sequence ATGAGTATTATTGCAGATTTATACATTCGTGTAAGCACAGACGAGCAGGCTGAGAAGGGATATTCACAAAGAAATCAGGAAGAAGTCCTACGTAAGTATTGTTCTATAAATTATATTGAAGTTCGTAATGTTATTTATGAAGATCATTCAGCCAAAACCTTTAATAGACCACAATGGAATAAATTACTTCTTAATCTTAAAAGAGAAAAAAACAAATGCGACTTTGTCTTATTTACAAAATGGGACAGGTTTAGTAGAAATGCTGGTGACGCATACCAAATGATAAGTGTTCTACGAAAACTTGGAGTGGAGCCACAAGCAATCGAACAGCCTCTTGATTTATCTATTCCTGAAAATAAGATGATGCTTGCTTTTTATCTCGCTGCCCCAGAAGTGGAGAACGACAGACGGGCTTTGAATACTTTCCATGGAATGCGAAGAGCTAAAAAAGAAGGAAGATATATGGGAACTGCTCCCTTTGGTTATGCAAATAAATCAAAAGAGGACGGAACTAAATATATTGCTCTTGTAGAGCCCGCTGCGTCAGTAATGAGATGGATATTCGAAGAAATTGCAAGAGGAGTGTTTAACACTGAACAAGTTTACCATCTTGCATGCAGAAGAGGTTTTACAAGAACCAAAAGCAATATGTGGGGTTTAATTCGAAATCCAATTTACTATGGTAAAATTTTTGTTCCCCAATATAAAGATGAAGAAAGCATGTTAGTTACAGGACAGCATGAGCCTTTAATCTCGGAAGGTCTTTTTTATAATGTTCAGGATATTTTAGATGGAAAATCACGTATTTACAGACCTAAAATTAAAACAGTTGTAGAATTTCCCCTCAGAGGGTTCTTTAATTGTCCAAAGTGTCAAAAAAAGCTTCAGGGAAGCAAGTGTAAAGGCAGACATAAACATTACTATTATTATCATTGTGAAGCCCAGTGTAAATTTAGAATCAATTCAGAAATAGCCAACAAACTATTTACTGAAAATCTAAAAAAATATCAGCCAATACCGGAAGTTAAAAAATTATACACTTCGGTTATATTTGAAACCCATCGAGAATTGGCTAACAATGCTGGTGAACAGAAAAGAAGACTTTTAGAGCAGATTAAAGATTACGAACTTCGATTAAGTAATGCAAGAGATCTTCTTTTAACATCGAAAATAGATTCCGATGATTATAAATTAATGAAAGATGACTACACTATACGAATTACAAACCTTGAAAGGGAATTATCATCCATAGCAAAAGATAGACACAGCATCGAATCCCTTTTAAATAAAGGTATAGAGAATTTAATTAAAATGAATGAAGCTTACGTAGATATGGATTTATCAGAAGCTCGGAGCCTCATAGGTTTAGTTTACCCTGAAAATTTTACGATTCGTGAAAATAAAATACAAACCGCTAGAGTGAATAAAATTGTAGAGAGTATATATTTGATAAACAAGGAGTTACGGGATAAAAAAAATGGGGCAAAAGATGATTTTTATCTTTTGTCCCATAGAGTGACCTCGACTGGATTCAAACCAGTAACCTTCTGA
- a CDS encoding adenine phosphoribosyltransferase, translated as MKIENYVRDIQGFPKEGILFKDITPLLINPEARTNCLQILVDSLKGQKIDKVVGAESRGFFFGMLLAQELNAGFVPLRKPKKLPFETISASYELEYGSDSLEMHTDAIQKGDRVLIHDDVLATGGTAKAVCELVEKLGGEIVQCNFLMELSFLNGREKIKNNPIFAAITY; from the coding sequence ATGAAGATTGAAAATTATGTGCGTGATATTCAGGGGTTTCCTAAAGAAGGAATTTTATTTAAAGACATCACTCCGTTACTAATTAACCCCGAAGCGCGAACAAATTGCCTGCAAATCTTGGTTGATTCTTTAAAAGGACAAAAAATTGACAAGGTCGTGGGAGCAGAGTCCCGTGGCTTTTTCTTCGGAATGTTGCTCGCGCAGGAATTAAATGCCGGATTTGTGCCTCTTAGAAAACCTAAAAAACTTCCTTTTGAAACAATTTCAGCTTCTTACGAGCTAGAATATGGTTCTGATAGTTTAGAAATGCATACTGATGCTATTCAAAAAGGAGATCGTGTTTTAATTCACGATGATGTGCTTGCTACAGGCGGTACTGCAAAAGCAGTTTGTGAATTGGTTGAAAAACTAGGTGGAGAAATTGTACAGTGCAATTTTCTAATGGAACTTTCTTTTCTCAATGGAAGAGAAAAAATAAAGAACAATCCTATATTTGCAGCAATAACCTATTAG